The Thermobispora bispora DSM 43833 genome window below encodes:
- a CDS encoding ATP-binding protein produces the protein MQPANVTRGHARSPLLDWWPPIVWWPEPARDLIEPGSPPVSATLVLSPIAESVWSARNFALGALAGWDMTGLADGMGLVVSELVTNALRHGLALCGGPRREVIRLALVRRGRLVTCVVFDPGPGTPVLRDPSPFEPGGLGLHIVESLSVRWGWCPVAPRGKAVWAVLGG, from the coding sequence GTGCAGCCCGCGAACGTGACCCGTGGCCATGCGCGATCGCCGCTGCTCGACTGGTGGCCACCGATCGTCTGGTGGCCGGAGCCGGCCCGAGACCTGATCGAGCCCGGGTCACCGCCGGTCAGCGCCACCCTGGTCCTCTCCCCGATCGCCGAATCCGTCTGGTCCGCGCGGAACTTCGCGCTCGGCGCCCTCGCCGGCTGGGACATGACCGGGCTGGCCGACGGCATGGGGCTGGTCGTCTCCGAGCTGGTCACGAACGCGCTGCGGCACGGCCTCGCGCTCTGCGGCGGACCCCGGCGGGAGGTGATCCGGCTCGCCCTGGTCCGCCGGGGGCGGCTGGTCACCTGCGTCGTCTTCGACCCCGGGCCCGGGACGCCCGTGCTCCGGGATCCCTCCCCGTTCGAGCCCGGCGGGCTCGGCCTGCACATCGTGGAGTCGCTGAGCGTCCGCTGGGGGTGGTGCCCGGTGGCCCCGCGCGGCAAGGCGGTCTGGGCGGTGCTCGGCGGCTGA
- a CDS encoding helix-turn-helix domain-containing protein has protein sequence MLGASLRRLREARGLSREQAGFHIRASESKISRMELGRVGFKTRDVEDLLTLYGVHDGAERRSLLEMVREANAPGWWHKYNDVLPDWFVTYVGLEEAASLIRTYEVQFIPGLLQTAEYARTVYKLGNPEASDDEIERRVHMRLQRQERFTRPDGPRLWAVIDEAALMRRIGGREVMREQIQHLLDVSALPNITLQVMPFEYGMHTAEGGAFTILRFPERELSDVVYVEQLWGALYLDKPEEVDPYLRAMEQLCVASATPRGTVERLQQHLKDLDK, from the coding sequence ATGCTCGGGGCCAGCCTGCGGAGGCTGCGCGAAGCACGCGGACTCTCCCGTGAGCAGGCCGGGTTCCACATACGGGCCTCGGAGTCCAAGATCAGCCGGATGGAGCTCGGCCGGGTCGGGTTCAAGACGCGTGACGTCGAAGACCTGCTCACCCTCTACGGCGTGCACGACGGCGCCGAACGGCGCAGTCTGCTGGAGATGGTCCGGGAGGCGAACGCGCCTGGCTGGTGGCACAAATACAACGATGTGCTGCCGGACTGGTTTGTCACATATGTCGGCTTAGAAGAGGCCGCGAGCCTGATCCGCACCTACGAGGTGCAGTTCATTCCCGGGCTGCTCCAGACCGCCGAATACGCCCGGACGGTGTACAAACTCGGCAATCCGGAGGCTTCGGACGACGAGATCGAGCGGCGCGTGCATATGCGATTGCAGCGGCAAGAGCGGTTCACGCGCCCCGACGGTCCGAGGCTCTGGGCCGTCATCGACGAGGCCGCGCTCATGAGGCGGATCGGAGGGCGGGAGGTCATGCGCGAGCAGATCCAGCACCTGCTCGACGTGTCGGCGCTCCCCAACATCACCCTGCAGGTGATGCCCTTCGAGTACGGGATGCACACGGCCGAGGGCGGCGCGTTCACCATCCTCCGCTTCCCGGAGCGCGAGCTCTCCGACGTCGTCTACGTCGAACAGCTCTGGGGTGCCCTGTACCTGGACAAGCCCGAGGAGGTCGACCCGTACCTGCGGGCGATGGAGCAACTGTGCGTGGCGAGCGCCACGCCGCGGGGCACCGTGGAGCGGCTCCAACAGCACCTCAAAGACCTGGACAAGTGA
- a CDS encoding DUF397 domain-containing protein, giving the protein MKPYNGMPAKDLKGVTWRKSAYSNSQGNCVELAELPDGSVAVRNSRDPDGPALIYTKEEIRALVLGVKDGQFDSLLV; this is encoded by the coding sequence ATGAAGCCGTACAACGGTATGCCCGCCAAGGACCTCAAGGGGGTCACCTGGCGGAAGAGCGCCTACAGCAACTCCCAGGGCAACTGCGTGGAGCTCGCCGAGCTGCCGGACGGCAGCGTGGCGGTCCGGAACTCGCGCGACCCCGACGGGCCGGCCCTGATCTACACGAAGGAGGAGATCCGCGCCCTCGTGCTCGGGGTCAAGGACGGCCAGTTCGACAGCCTGCTGGTCTAG
- a CDS encoding ABC transporter substrate-binding protein — MRPVRVAIAGVLLAILGLAGCGRPAGNAPETPTPSGSAAGSFPVTVQAGNGQVTIAGRPERIVSLSPTATEILFAIGAGDQVVAVDEQSDYPPEAPRTSLSGFKPNVEAIISYKPDLVVTSTDANGVVDGLTKVGVPVLVEPAANRLDDTYDQIMDLGAATGNGAKAAEVAADIKRRIDELVAKAPKGTGLTYYHELDNTPYSITSNTFLGQIYAMFGLENIADKAPDAAGGYPRLSTEFIAEADPDLIFLADVKCCGESAETLAKRPGWAKLSAIKNKRVFQLDDDIASRWGPRVVEFARAVSEAVQKAAG, encoded by the coding sequence GTGAGGCCGGTACGCGTGGCCATCGCGGGCGTGCTGCTGGCGATCCTCGGCCTGGCCGGATGCGGTCGGCCGGCGGGCAACGCCCCCGAAACCCCCACTCCGAGCGGCTCAGCCGCAGGTTCCTTCCCCGTCACCGTTCAGGCCGGCAACGGGCAGGTGACCATCGCCGGGCGGCCTGAGCGCATCGTCTCGCTCTCCCCGACCGCCACGGAGATCCTCTTCGCCATCGGGGCGGGAGACCAGGTCGTCGCCGTGGACGAGCAGTCCGACTACCCGCCCGAGGCGCCCCGGACGTCCCTGTCCGGCTTCAAGCCCAACGTCGAGGCGATCATCTCCTACAAGCCAGACCTGGTCGTGACGTCCACCGACGCCAACGGCGTGGTCGACGGCCTCACCAAGGTCGGCGTCCCCGTGCTCGTGGAGCCCGCGGCCAACCGGCTCGACGACACCTACGACCAGATCATGGACCTCGGCGCGGCGACCGGGAACGGCGCCAAGGCCGCCGAGGTCGCGGCGGACATCAAGCGGCGGATCGACGAGCTGGTCGCCAAGGCCCCCAAGGGCACAGGCCTGACCTACTACCACGAGCTCGACAACACGCCCTACTCCATCACGTCGAACACGTTCCTCGGGCAGATCTACGCGATGTTCGGGCTCGAGAACATCGCCGACAAGGCGCCCGACGCGGCCGGCGGATACCCGCGGCTGTCCACCGAGTTCATCGCCGAGGCCGACCCCGATCTGATCTTCCTCGCCGATGTGAAGTGCTGCGGCGAGAGCGCCGAGACCCTCGCCAAGCGGCCCGGCTGGGCGAAGCTCTCCGCGATCAAGAACAAGCGGGTCTTCCAGCTCGATGACGACATCGCCTCGCGCTGGGGTCCCCGGGTGGTGGAGTTCGCCCGGGCCGTGAGCGAGGCCGTGCAGAAGGCCGCGGGCTGA
- a CDS encoding FecCD family ABC transporter permease produces the protein MTTRSRSRPLLLVSAALVASLALGVTAGAAGIPPRGIALALLDLLPFVTVDSGLTPVEQGLLFELRVPRVLLVAMVGGLLAIAGAGYQGVFRNPLADPYLLGAAAGAGLTVTLAVVFTRGGGLTVPAAAFAGAVGGVLLSYTLGRTAGRGGGTATLILAGVAVSSFLTALQAFVQQLKVDELQRIYAWILGGVGGGWDQLRMIAPYAVLSSAVLLLHGRLLDVLSVGDEEATSLGLHAGRTRVAVLLAASLATASAVAVSGLIGFVGTVVPHAVRRLAGWSYRTVLPLSLLGGAAFLVLADLVARLALAPAELPIGVVTAFVGAPFFIAVLRATKREGV, from the coding sequence ATGACGACGCGGTCGCGGAGCCGGCCGCTCCTGCTCGTCTCGGCCGCCCTGGTCGCCAGCCTCGCCCTGGGCGTGACGGCCGGGGCGGCCGGCATCCCGCCCCGGGGCATCGCGCTCGCCCTGCTCGACCTGCTGCCGTTCGTCACGGTCGACTCGGGCCTGACCCCGGTCGAGCAGGGGCTGCTCTTCGAGCTCAGGGTGCCCCGGGTGCTGCTCGTCGCCATGGTCGGCGGGCTGCTCGCCATCGCCGGCGCCGGCTACCAGGGGGTGTTCCGCAACCCCCTCGCCGACCCGTACCTGCTCGGCGCGGCCGCCGGGGCGGGGCTCACCGTGACCCTCGCCGTGGTGTTCACCCGCGGCGGCGGGCTCACCGTCCCGGCGGCGGCCTTCGCCGGCGCGGTCGGCGGGGTGCTCCTCAGCTACACGCTCGGCCGTACGGCGGGGCGGGGCGGCGGCACGGCCACCCTCATCCTCGCCGGCGTGGCCGTCTCCTCGTTCCTCACCGCGCTCCAGGCGTTCGTGCAGCAGCTCAAGGTGGACGAGCTCCAGCGGATCTACGCCTGGATCCTCGGGGGCGTCGGCGGCGGCTGGGACCAGCTCCGGATGATCGCGCCGTACGCCGTGCTCTCCAGCGCGGTGCTCCTGCTGCACGGGCGGCTCCTGGACGTGCTCTCCGTCGGCGACGAGGAGGCCACCAGCCTCGGCCTGCACGCCGGGCGCACCCGCGTGGCCGTGCTGCTCGCCGCGTCGCTCGCGACCGCGTCGGCCGTCGCGGTGAGCGGGCTCATCGGGTTCGTCGGGACCGTGGTCCCGCACGCGGTGCGCCGCCTCGCCGGCTGGTCGTACCGGACCGTGCTCCCGCTCTCGCTGCTCGGCGGCGCGGCCTTCCTCGTCCTCGCCGACCTGGTGGCGCGGCTCGCGCTCGCCCCGGCCGAGCTGCCGATCGGCGTGGTCACCGCGTTCGTCGGCGCGCCGTTCTTCATCGCCGTCCTCCGGGCGACCAAGCGGGAGGGCGTATGA
- a CDS encoding ABC transporter ATP-binding protein produces the protein MSTAAPPVLTGPAGVEVRGLSVRLGGRPVLTDVGLSAPSGGWLAIIGPNGAGKSTLLKAIAGLIGRTGEVRVAGTPVDRLRHRQRARLIAYAPQSPALPPDMTVYEYALLGRTPYIPYLGRESAPDKEVTESVLERLGLTGFASRPLGELSGGERQRVVLARALAQQAPVLLLDEPTTALDLGHQQQVLELIDRLRVTDRLTVVTTLHDLSLAGQYADSLVLLAGGRAVAAGPPGRVLTEPLLTRHFGAQIRVETGADGRPMVFLVRPEAQ, from the coding sequence ATGAGCACGGCCGCACCACCGGTCCTCACCGGGCCGGCCGGGGTGGAGGTGCGCGGCCTGAGCGTGCGTCTCGGCGGCCGGCCGGTGCTCACCGACGTCGGGCTCTCCGCCCCGTCCGGCGGCTGGCTCGCGATCATCGGCCCGAACGGCGCCGGCAAGTCCACCCTGCTCAAGGCGATCGCCGGGCTGATCGGCCGGACCGGCGAGGTCCGGGTGGCCGGGACCCCCGTCGACCGGCTGCGCCACCGGCAGCGGGCCCGCCTGATCGCCTACGCGCCGCAGAGCCCCGCCCTGCCGCCCGACATGACCGTGTACGAGTACGCCCTGCTCGGCCGGACGCCGTACATCCCCTACCTCGGCCGGGAGAGCGCGCCGGACAAAGAGGTGACCGAGTCGGTGCTCGAGCGCCTCGGCCTGACCGGCTTCGCCTCCCGCCCGCTCGGCGAGCTCTCCGGCGGGGAGCGGCAGCGGGTCGTGCTCGCCCGCGCCCTCGCCCAGCAGGCCCCCGTGCTGCTCCTCGACGAGCCGACCACCGCGCTCGACCTCGGCCACCAGCAGCAGGTGCTCGAGCTCATCGACCGGTTGCGCGTCACCGACCGGCTGACCGTGGTGACCACCCTGCACGACCTGAGCCTCGCCGGGCAGTACGCGGACTCGCTCGTGCTGCTCGCCGGAGGCCGGGCGGTCGCCGCCGGCCCACCCGGGCGGGTGCTCACCGAGCCGCTCCTCACCCGGCACTTCGGCGCCCAGATCCGGGTGGAGACCGGCGCCGACGGCAGGCCCATGGTGTTCCTGGTCCGGCCAGAGGCGCAGTGA
- a CDS encoding adenosylcobinamide amidohydrolase, whose translation MIGRLSLTHRIEDGMRMGMLLWRFGPGWRMISSAVLGGGIGRREWVLNAQVSKDYARMDPVDHLRELSPDGPGVGMLTAAVVDRHTVAEDAGCAAVATVGLGHPTWAAEPPAAAPAGPGAPGEGPRPAAAGGGAGQAALRPGTINIIVAVPVAFSDAALVNAVMTVTEAKTQALLEAGFPCTGTASDAVCVAVREHGPAEPFGGPRSTWGARIARAVHRAVLDGARDWRRRMGG comes from the coding sequence GTGATCGGCCGGCTCTCGCTCACCCACCGGATCGAGGACGGCATGCGGATGGGCATGCTGCTGTGGCGGTTCGGGCCCGGCTGGCGGATGATCTCGTCGGCCGTGCTCGGCGGCGGGATCGGCCGCCGGGAGTGGGTACTGAACGCCCAGGTGAGCAAGGACTACGCCCGGATGGACCCGGTGGACCACCTGCGGGAGCTGAGCCCGGACGGCCCCGGGGTGGGGATGCTCACCGCCGCCGTGGTCGACCGCCACACCGTCGCGGAGGACGCGGGGTGCGCGGCGGTCGCCACGGTCGGCCTGGGGCACCCCACCTGGGCGGCGGAGCCGCCCGCCGCTGCTCCGGCGGGGCCCGGCGCGCCGGGGGAGGGGCCGCGCCCCGCCGCCGCGGGCGGCGGGGCGGGGCAGGCCGCGCTCCGGCCGGGCACGATCAACATCATCGTGGCCGTCCCGGTGGCGTTCTCCGACGCCGCGCTGGTGAACGCGGTCATGACCGTGACCGAGGCGAAGACGCAGGCGCTGCTCGAGGCCGGGTTCCCGTGCACGGGGACCGCCTCGGACGCGGTCTGCGTCGCGGTCCGCGAGCACGGGCCCGCCGAGCCGTTCGGCGGCCCCCGCTCCACCTGGGGCGCGCGGATCGCCCGCGCCGTGCACCGGGCGGTGCTCGACGGCGCCCGCGACTGGCGGCGCCGGATGGGCGGGTAG
- a CDS encoding SDR family NAD(P)-dependent oxidoreductase, with the protein MSRVILVTGAGGAAGQAVVRRFTDLGDTVIAVDRSGAHGCLALDLLDRPAVQGLANRIADEHGRVDGVVHLVGGWRGAPSFAETDLADWDFLHDALIRTLQHVSLAFEPLLRRSDNGRFVIVSARAAQRPSQRDAAYAAAKAAAEAWALAFADALQDTRSAAVILVVTALVHDAMRAAEPGRSFERHTDVNDLAVAITDLWDREPGAVNGRRIDLTPAGSAR; encoded by the coding sequence ATGAGCAGAGTGATCCTGGTCACCGGAGCGGGCGGCGCGGCCGGGCAGGCCGTGGTACGCCGGTTCACCGACCTCGGCGACACGGTGATCGCGGTCGACAGGTCCGGCGCCCACGGGTGCCTCGCGCTCGATCTGCTCGACCGGCCGGCCGTACAGGGGCTGGCGAACCGGATCGCGGACGAGCACGGGCGGGTCGACGGGGTCGTCCACCTCGTCGGCGGGTGGCGCGGGGCCCCGTCCTTCGCCGAGACCGACCTCGCCGACTGGGACTTCCTCCACGACGCGCTGATCCGGACCCTGCAGCACGTCTCCCTCGCCTTCGAGCCGCTGCTGCGGCGCAGCGACAACGGCAGGTTCGTCATCGTCTCCGCGCGCGCCGCGCAGCGGCCCTCCCAGCGGGACGCGGCGTACGCCGCGGCCAAGGCGGCCGCGGAGGCGTGGGCGCTCGCTTTCGCCGACGCGCTCCAGGACACCCGCTCGGCCGCCGTGATCCTCGTGGTGACCGCGCTGGTTCACGATGCGATGCGGGCCGCCGAGCCGGGCCGGTCGTTCGAGCGCCACACCGACGTGAACGACCTCGCGGTGGCGATCACGGACCTGTGGGACCGGGAGCCCGGCGCGGTCAACGGCCGGCGGATCGACCTGACGCCGGCCGGCTCCGCGCGATGA
- a CDS encoding threonine aldolase family protein translates to MTEGGLLVATDAVRRHDPAIKAFASDNYAGVHPEVLEAIALANGGHQVAYGDDVYSAALADLFRRHFGDRAEAFPVFNGTAANVVALRSMCAPWEAVICPETAHINTDEGGAPEVTGGLKLLTVPTEDGKLTPEAIDRYARGLGDVHRAQPRVVSISNATELGTVYTPDELAAICDRAHELGLLVHVDGARLTNAAAALDVPLRAITTDVGVDVVSFGGTKIGLLFGEAVVVLNPAAARGLPYLRKTLMQLPSKMRFVAVQFEALLAGDLWLRNARRANAMARRLADKVRDLPRVTVVRPVEANAVFAVLPRDVADRLRKRYRFYNWSDRQAGTGGEDLVEVRWMCAFDTTEEDVDAFAAALAEELGL, encoded by the coding sequence ATGACCGAAGGGGGACTTCTCGTGGCAACCGATGCCGTACGGCGGCACGACCCTGCGATCAAGGCGTTCGCCAGCGACAACTACGCGGGGGTGCACCCCGAGGTGCTCGAGGCGATCGCGCTCGCGAACGGCGGGCACCAGGTCGCCTACGGCGACGACGTCTACTCCGCGGCGCTGGCGGACCTCTTCCGGCGGCACTTCGGCGACCGGGCCGAGGCGTTCCCCGTGTTCAACGGCACGGCGGCGAACGTGGTGGCCCTGCGCTCGATGTGCGCGCCCTGGGAGGCGGTGATCTGCCCGGAGACCGCGCACATCAACACCGACGAGGGCGGGGCCCCCGAGGTGACCGGCGGCCTGAAGCTGCTGACGGTGCCCACGGAGGACGGCAAGCTCACCCCGGAGGCGATCGACCGCTACGCGCGGGGCCTGGGCGACGTGCACCGGGCCCAGCCGCGGGTGGTGTCGATCTCGAACGCGACCGAGCTCGGCACCGTCTACACCCCGGACGAGCTGGCGGCGATCTGCGACCGCGCCCACGAGCTCGGGCTGCTCGTCCACGTCGACGGCGCGCGGCTCACCAACGCGGCGGCCGCCCTGGACGTCCCGCTCCGCGCGATCACCACCGACGTGGGGGTGGACGTGGTCTCGTTCGGCGGGACCAAGATCGGGCTGCTGTTCGGCGAGGCCGTGGTCGTGCTCAACCCCGCGGCCGCGCGCGGCCTGCCGTACCTGCGGAAGACGCTGATGCAGCTCCCGTCGAAGATGCGGTTCGTCGCCGTGCAGTTCGAGGCGCTGCTCGCCGGGGACCTCTGGCTGCGCAACGCCCGGCGGGCGAACGCCATGGCGCGGCGGCTCGCCGACAAGGTGCGGGACCTGCCCCGGGTGACCGTGGTGCGCCCGGTCGAGGCGAACGCGGTGTTCGCCGTGCTGCCCCGGGACGTCGCCGACCGGCTGCGCAAGCGGTACCGCTTCTACAACTGGAGCGACCGGCAGGCCGGCACGGGCGGCGAGGACCTGGTGGAGGTGCGCTGGATGTGCGCCTTCGACACCACGGAGGAGGACGTCGACGCGTTCGCCGCGGCGCTCGCCGAGGAGCTCGGCCTCTGA
- a CDS encoding DUF305 domain-containing protein: protein MIKLQDGGDEMTTGDTAERLEAGLGADPGGRRWWRTPLLLVVTALITAVTVALLIGRWGAPGDASPEAGFARDMAIHHAQAVEMSFIVRGKTTDEALRTLAYDIITTQSTQRGVFMGWLQQWGLSQASSRPPMAWMSGHGHGGGATASPRPATGGLMAGMATPEEMERLRAATGREAEILFLQLMIRHHVGGVEMAEGVLRLSKREEVRDMAQHIVDSQNAEVTLMKRMLADRGAEPLP from the coding sequence ATGATCAAGCTTCAGGATGGCGGCGACGAGATGACGACCGGCGACACCGCCGAGCGCCTGGAGGCCGGCCTCGGGGCCGATCCCGGCGGACGGCGATGGTGGCGGACGCCCCTGCTCCTGGTGGTGACCGCGCTGATCACGGCGGTCACCGTCGCGCTGCTCATCGGCAGGTGGGGGGCGCCCGGAGACGCCTCGCCCGAGGCCGGGTTCGCCCGCGACATGGCGATCCACCACGCCCAGGCCGTGGAGATGTCGTTCATCGTGCGCGGCAAGACCACCGACGAGGCGCTCCGCACGCTGGCCTACGACATCATCACCACCCAGAGCACGCAGCGCGGCGTATTCATGGGCTGGCTGCAGCAGTGGGGCCTCAGCCAGGCCTCGAGCCGGCCGCCGATGGCCTGGATGTCGGGTCACGGGCACGGCGGCGGGGCCACGGCGAGCCCGCGCCCCGCGACGGGCGGCCTGATGGCCGGGATGGCCACCCCCGAGGAGATGGAGCGGCTGCGCGCGGCCACCGGCCGGGAGGCGGAGATCCTCTTCCTCCAGCTCATGATCCGCCACCACGTGGGCGGGGTGGAGATGGCCGAGGGGGTGCTGCGCCTCTCGAAGCGGGAGGAGGTGCGCGACATGGCGCAGCACATCGTGGACTCGCAGAACGCGGAGGTCACGCTGATGAAGCGGATGCTCGCCGACCGGGGAGCCGAGCCGCTGCCCTGA
- a CDS encoding DUF3105 domain-containing protein encodes MGQGKQSRRERLERVRAEQRRRERRQAALIWGIGGLVTVVIITLAGFAVVTSRAERSLAEVQRFSYRGGDHSWTKVSYKETPPVGGTHNYVWQNCGIYDKPIHDELAVHSLEHGAVWITYRPDLPESEVNKLKELASADYMLLSPYPGLSAKIMVTSWNHQLKLDRADDPRLPEFIKTYKQNPKHTPEFGAACTGGLSITADQPLPTPDPEIGMPGKSPSPSASAEPPATPSPLAS; translated from the coding sequence ATGGGGCAAGGAAAGCAGTCCAGGCGCGAGCGGCTGGAGCGGGTGCGCGCCGAGCAGCGGCGCCGGGAGCGCCGCCAGGCCGCCCTCATCTGGGGGATCGGCGGGCTCGTGACCGTCGTCATCATCACGTTGGCCGGCTTCGCCGTCGTCACCAGCCGGGCGGAGCGGTCCCTCGCCGAGGTGCAGCGCTTCAGCTACCGGGGCGGTGACCACAGCTGGACCAAGGTGAGCTACAAGGAGACGCCGCCGGTCGGCGGCACCCACAACTACGTGTGGCAGAACTGCGGCATCTACGACAAGCCCATCCACGACGAGCTCGCGGTGCACTCGCTCGAGCACGGGGCGGTGTGGATCACCTACCGGCCCGACCTCCCGGAGAGCGAGGTGAACAAGCTGAAGGAGCTCGCCTCGGCCGACTACATGCTGCTCAGCCCGTACCCGGGCCTCTCGGCCAAGATCATGGTCACCTCCTGGAACCACCAGCTCAAGCTGGACCGGGCCGACGACCCGCGCCTGCCGGAGTTCATCAAGACCTACAAGCAGAACCCGAAGCACACCCCCGAGTTCGGGGCGGCGTGCACCGGCGGCCTGAGCATCACCGCCGATCAGCCGCTGCCGACGCCGGACCCGGAGATCGGCATGCCGGGCAAGTCCCCCTCGCCGTCGGCCTCCGCGGAGCCGCCGGCCACCCCCTCGCCGCTGGCCTCCTGA
- a CDS encoding SecDF P1 head subdomain-containing protein, producing the protein MTETEAGSASPPLPSDAPTGEGGPGPARTGGPSGGTGVGAAGEHPRAARRTTIVLAAALLILVVMTGVLGAIAVLMTRNPDVPPLSRPQVVRLYVPVHFAPVAGVAPAPCTGTDGIPDDKDTTCYLLEPGVTVTSVQKIEQRAERDGTYSIRLVLSPETRDDVAELIKETVNGQLAIVAQDRVVAAPRVAQEISQDSLGIAGFTKEQADAFYALLTGGAAPPSPQPVG; encoded by the coding sequence GTGACCGAGACCGAGGCGGGCAGCGCGAGCCCGCCCCTTCCGAGTGATGCCCCGACGGGGGAGGGGGGCCCCGGGCCGGCGCGGACCGGCGGGCCGTCCGGCGGGACCGGCGTGGGCGCCGCAGGGGAGCACCCCCGGGCGGCGCGGCGGACGACCATCGTGCTCGCCGCGGCGCTGCTGATCCTCGTGGTGATGACCGGCGTGCTCGGCGCCATCGCCGTGCTCATGACCCGCAACCCCGACGTGCCGCCGCTCTCCCGGCCGCAGGTCGTCCGACTGTACGTGCCCGTGCACTTCGCGCCCGTCGCCGGGGTCGCCCCCGCGCCCTGCACCGGCACCGACGGGATCCCCGACGACAAGGACACCACCTGCTACCTGCTCGAGCCCGGCGTCACCGTGACGAGCGTGCAGAAGATCGAGCAGCGGGCCGAGCGCGACGGCACCTACTCCATCCGCCTGGTGCTCTCTCCTGAGACCCGGGACGACGTCGCCGAGCTCATCAAGGAGACGGTCAACGGCCAGCTCGCCATCGTGGCGCAGGACCGGGTGGTGGCGGCGCCCCGGGTGGCGCAGGAGATCAGCCAGGACAGCCTCGGCATCGCCGGCTTCACCAAGGAGCAGGCCGACGCCTTCTACGCCCTGCTCACCGGCGGCGCGGCCCCGCCGTCCCCGCAGCCGGTCGGGTGA